A single genomic interval of Saccharothrix saharensis harbors:
- a CDS encoding S8 family serine peptidase: MLAAGLAAGTATGVATATPEDHDRTGRHAGAAVTLITGDRVVLNGPTSGSFRAGPGRERVTVHSFHRDGHLHVVPGDAYDAVASGKLDLRLFDVTGLVEAGYDDARRDTLPLIITGDQPRTGVHVTRALPTVGAFAARTPKSEAATAFHALVADPGVEKVWLDGLRKPSLDRSTAQIGAPTAWQAGYTGQGVKVAVLDGGVDGAHPDLAGKEVAERNFTEDPDATDVDGHGTHVASTIASGGADYRGVAPDARILDGKVCVRYGCAESWILDGMRWAVDQGADVVNLSLGGDDSPAIDPLEEAVNTLSARTGTLFVIAAGNSGRPGTVGSPGSADAALTVGAVERDDSIASFSSRGPRVGDGAVKPDITAPGVDIVAAKAATGSIGTPVDDHHVALSGTSMATPHVAGAAALIAQQHPDWTGAQIKAALMASARNNPALTPFDQGAGRVDLAKAVAAAITSDPVSLSMGRQQWPHTDDTPVTKDLTYRNSGTRAVTFDVSVEATGPDGEPAPTGMFTVSPTTVTVPAGGEAKVAVTADTRVGAVDGAFSGAVVAGDVLRTPVSVDREVESYDVTATFLDAEGKVPTTYGGVLMGVDNDTFLFLEDDGNTVTRRLPKGEYMVHATVITGDEADGRVAMLPRPSLTVTGTTSVTFDARTAEPVRITPPDGTAVPMIADVNLNRSSGDHRVGFSVAFFEGLPEHLTLAQTGPALPDDELSVFIGSQYEAAPVDGARVSYRFAWAEQGRVPTGFVRAPAKRELAEVRTRFGPGQAADEFAHGGSGIGPGDSGGWAVLFPVEPGGAAVDYVTTADVRWSWQLIHVQGEFDIVANYTSPDRSYRPGERGRESLNFPVFGPGLPASRFEYLVRFDDRIQVEVPLLNDAANNLGGSAYESGRTALYRDGTKIGEVPEPGGRFAVPAGLARYRAEVDFVRRPGITDLSTRVSGAWTFRSAAAPDGAVRRLPMSVVRFAPRLDASGGTPAGRLLRIPLTVEQHQGADNGRVRQVGVDVSFDDGKTWRAVPVVGGAALVRNAGEAGGYASLRAKGSDSKGNTFEHSVIRAYRLTE, encoded by the coding sequence GTGCTCGCCGCCGGGCTCGCGGCAGGCACGGCGACGGGGGTTGCCACCGCGACACCGGAAGACCACGACCGGACGGGCCGGCACGCCGGGGCCGCGGTCACCCTCATCACCGGCGACCGGGTCGTGCTGAACGGCCCCACGTCCGGCTCGTTCCGGGCCGGTCCCGGCCGTGAGCGCGTCACGGTCCACTCGTTCCACCGGGACGGCCACCTGCACGTCGTGCCCGGCGACGCCTACGACGCGGTCGCGAGCGGCAAGCTCGACCTGCGCCTGTTCGACGTGACCGGGCTGGTCGAGGCCGGCTACGACGACGCCAGGCGCGACACGCTGCCGCTCATCATCACCGGCGACCAGCCGCGGACCGGCGTCCACGTCACCCGCGCGCTGCCCACCGTGGGCGCGTTCGCCGCGCGGACACCCAAGTCCGAGGCCGCCACGGCGTTCCACGCCCTGGTGGCCGACCCCGGCGTGGAGAAGGTCTGGCTGGACGGCCTGCGCAAGCCCAGCCTCGACCGCTCCACCGCCCAGATCGGCGCGCCCACGGCGTGGCAGGCCGGGTACACCGGCCAGGGCGTCAAGGTGGCCGTGCTCGACGGCGGCGTGGACGGCGCGCACCCCGACCTGGCCGGCAAGGAGGTCGCCGAGCGGAACTTCACCGAGGACCCCGACGCCACCGACGTCGACGGCCACGGCACGCACGTCGCGTCGACCATCGCCAGCGGCGGCGCCGACTACAGGGGCGTCGCGCCCGACGCGCGCATCCTCGACGGCAAGGTGTGCGTCCGCTACGGCTGCGCCGAGTCGTGGATCCTCGACGGCATGCGGTGGGCCGTCGACCAGGGGGCCGACGTGGTCAACCTGAGCCTGGGCGGCGACGACTCGCCCGCGATCGACCCGCTGGAAGAAGCGGTGAACACGCTGTCCGCGCGGACCGGCACGCTGTTCGTGATCGCCGCGGGCAACTCGGGCCGTCCCGGCACGGTCGGCTCGCCGGGCAGCGCCGACGCCGCCCTGACCGTGGGCGCGGTCGAGCGGGACGACAGCATCGCCTCCTTCTCCAGCCGGGGCCCGCGCGTGGGCGACGGCGCGGTCAAGCCCGACATCACCGCGCCGGGCGTGGACATCGTCGCGGCGAAGGCCGCCACCGGCAGCATCGGCACGCCCGTGGACGACCACCACGTGGCGCTGTCGGGGACGTCCATGGCCACCCCGCACGTCGCGGGCGCGGCCGCGTTGATCGCCCAGCAACACCCGGACTGGACGGGGGCGCAGATCAAGGCCGCGCTCATGGCGTCGGCCAGGAACAACCCGGCGCTCACGCCGTTCGACCAGGGCGCCGGCCGCGTCGACCTGGCCAAGGCCGTCGCCGCCGCGATCACCTCCGACCCGGTCAGCCTGTCGATGGGCCGCCAGCAGTGGCCGCACACCGACGACACCCCGGTCACCAAGGACCTCACCTACCGCAACAGCGGCACGCGAGCGGTCACGTTCGACGTGTCGGTGGAGGCCACGGGCCCCGACGGCGAGCCCGCGCCCACCGGCATGTTCACCGTCAGCCCCACGACCGTCACCGTGCCCGCCGGCGGTGAGGCGAAGGTGGCCGTCACCGCGGACACCAGGGTCGGCGCGGTCGACGGCGCGTTCTCCGGCGCGGTCGTCGCGGGCGACGTGCTGCGCACGCCGGTGAGCGTGGACCGCGAGGTCGAGAGCTACGACGTCACCGCGACGTTCCTCGACGCCGAGGGCAAGGTGCCGACCACCTACGGGGGCGTCCTGATGGGCGTCGACAACGACACGTTCCTGTTCCTGGAGGACGACGGCAACACCGTGACCAGGCGCCTGCCCAAGGGCGAGTACATGGTGCACGCCACCGTGATCACGGGTGACGAAGCGGACGGCCGGGTCGCCATGCTCCCCCGCCCCTCGCTGACGGTCACCGGGACCACCTCGGTCACGTTCGACGCGCGGACCGCCGAGCCGGTGCGGATCACGCCACCGGACGGCACCGCGGTGCCGATGATCGCCGACGTCAACCTCAACCGCTCCTCCGGTGACCACCGCGTCGGGTTCAGCGTCGCCTTCTTCGAAGGCCTGCCCGAGCACCTGACGCTCGCCCAGACCGGTCCGGCACTGCCCGACGACGAGCTCAGCGTCTTCATCGGCTCGCAGTACGAGGCCGCACCGGTCGACGGCGCGCGCGTCAGCTACCGGTTCGCGTGGGCGGAGCAGGGCCGGGTGCCCACCGGGTTCGTCCGGGCGCCCGCCAAGCGCGAGCTGGCCGAGGTGCGGACGAGGTTCGGCCCCGGCCAGGCCGCCGACGAGTTCGCGCACGGTGGCAGCGGGATCGGCCCCGGCGACTCCGGCGGCTGGGCGGTGCTGTTCCCGGTCGAACCGGGCGGTGCGGCGGTCGACTACGTCACCACCGCCGACGTCCGGTGGAGCTGGCAGTTGATCCACGTGCAGGGCGAGTTCGACATCGTCGCGAACTACACCTCGCCCGACCGCTCCTACCGGCCCGGCGAGCGCGGCCGGGAGAGCCTCAACTTCCCCGTGTTCGGGCCCGGCCTGCCCGCGTCCCGGTTCGAGTACCTCGTCCGGTTCGACGACCGGATCCAGGTGGAGGTGCCGCTGCTCAACGACGCCGCGAACAACCTCGGCGGCTCGGCGTACGAGTCCGGGCGCACCGCGCTCTACCGCGACGGGACGAAGATCGGCGAGGTCCCCGAGCCGGGTGGCCGGTTCGCCGTGCCCGCAGGCCTGGCCCGCTACCGGGCGGAGGTGGACTTCGTGCGCCGCCCGGGCATCACCGACCTGAGCACGCGGGTCAGCGGCGCGTGGACGTTCCGCTCGGCCGCCGCGCCCGACGGCGCGGTGCGCAGGCTGCCGATGTCGGTGGTGCGGTTCGCGCCCCGGCTCGACGCGAGCGGCGGCACGCCCGCCGGCCGCCTGCTGCGCATCCCGCTCACCGTCGAGCAGCACCAGGGGGCCGACAACGGCCGGGTGCGCCAGGTGGGGGTCGACGTGTCGTTCGACGACGGCAAGACGTGGCGCGCGGTGCCGGTCGTCGGCGGCGCGGCGCTCGTGCGCAACGCCGGCGAGGCAGGCGGCTACGCCTCGCTGCGCGCCAAGGGCTCCGACAGCAAGGGCAACACGTTCGAGCACTCGGTGATCCGCGCCTACCGGCTCACCGAGTAG
- a CDS encoding YbaB/EbfC family nucleoid-associated protein translates to MREDLEEKLARITELAEQKQRQADELQGQLAGLRVTRKSGDGLLTATVTANGQLVDLRIDDRALRNGRELAATLLNLVFQASAEASQQVRALAAPLLEDSSIDPTELDLGPTPPVVPGPPGAPQQYPPQPPPQYQQQPRYQQPQDGPPQTFAQPVRDYPQPPPPQPYQQQPPPPPVRRPPVDDDPDEGGSIFRKDTW, encoded by the coding sequence ATGCGAGAAGATCTCGAAGAGAAGCTGGCGCGGATCACCGAGCTCGCCGAGCAGAAGCAGCGGCAGGCCGATGAGCTGCAAGGGCAGCTGGCCGGGTTGCGGGTGACCCGGAAGTCCGGCGACGGGTTGCTGACCGCGACCGTGACGGCCAACGGCCAGCTCGTCGACCTGCGCATCGACGACCGGGCCCTGCGCAACGGCCGGGAACTCGCGGCGACCCTGCTGAACCTCGTGTTCCAGGCGTCGGCGGAAGCCTCGCAGCAGGTGCGGGCACTGGCCGCGCCGCTGCTGGAGGACAGCTCGATCGACCCGACCGAGCTCGACCTCGGCCCCACGCCGCCGGTCGTGCCGGGGCCGCCCGGCGCGCCGCAGCAGTACCCGCCGCAGCCTCCTCCCCAGTACCAGCAGCAACCGCGGTACCAGCAGCCGCAGGACGGGCCGCCGCAGACGTTCGCGCAGCCGGTGCGGGACTACCCGCAGCCGCCACCACCGCAGCCGTACCAGCAGCAACCGCCGCCGCCTCCCGTGCGCCGTCCGCCGGTGGACGACGACCCGGACGAGGGTGGCTCGATCTTCCGCAAGGACACCTGGTGA
- a CDS encoding response regulator: MAAVGLGQAVRTTPAGTLPANMVPHPREELFSVLVVDDHPLLREAISARLTQMGAGTVHEAASVAEARARALATGPCDLAILDLGLPDGTGIDLVTELRAQGWPRIVVLASSDDPYAVRSAFQAGAQAYLLKSASPMVVTDGVRRVLDGGVYADPSVAPVLAAGTRVPGTDNTPRELSAREVEVLQLVADGQSNKEIGEALSLSALTVKSHLSRIGRKLGTGDRAQMVALAMRAGVIR, translated from the coding sequence GTGGCTGCCGTCGGCTTAGGTCAGGCCGTTCGTACCACGCCAGCCGGCACGTTGCCGGCGAACATGGTCCCGCACCCGCGGGAGGAGCTTTTTTCAGTGCTGGTGGTCGACGACCACCCACTGCTGAGGGAGGCGATATCGGCTCGGCTCACCCAGATGGGAGCCGGGACAGTGCATGAGGCGGCTTCGGTCGCGGAGGCTCGGGCGCGGGCACTCGCCACCGGACCGTGCGACCTCGCGATCCTCGATCTGGGTCTGCCGGATGGCACCGGCATCGACCTGGTCACGGAACTCCGTGCCCAGGGCTGGCCCCGCATCGTGGTCCTCGCGTCCTCCGACGACCCCTACGCGGTCAGGTCGGCCTTCCAGGCAGGCGCTCAGGCGTACCTGCTGAAGTCCGCCTCGCCGATGGTGGTCACCGACGGGGTGCGCAGGGTCCTCGACGGCGGCGTCTACGCAGATCCGAGCGTTGCGCCCGTGCTCGCCGCGGGCACGAGGGTGCCGGGCACCGACAACACGCCGCGGGAGCTCTCCGCGCGTGAGGTCGAGGTCCTCCAGCTGGTCGCCGATGGCCAGAGCAACAAGGAGATCGGCGAAGCGCTCAGCCTTTCCGCGCTCACGGTGAAGTCCCACCTGTCGCGGATCGGGCGCAAGCTGGGCACCGGGGATCGGGCTCAGATGGTGGCGCTGGCCATGCGTGCCGGCGTGATCCGCTGA
- a CDS encoding dipeptidase, whose translation MASTTGRGRAEELLARAPLVDGHNDLPWALRDLVSGKQFGEKSTAGDPVSSVSTVDLTVRQPALQTDLARAREGRLGMQFWSVWVPCRLAGDAAVTAVLEQVDLVHDLAARYPGHLRIATTADEAERAFRDGRIASLIGAEGGHGINGSLGVLRALRRLGVRYMTLTHNENTPWADSATDEPVHGGLTDFGRDVVREMNRIGMLVDLSHVAPSTMRDALEVSTRPVVFSHSSCRAVADHPRNVPDDVLARLRDNDGVCMVTFVPQFVSQAHVEWDARLKDAMRAAGENHNDLDARHRFADSWTEGGPTPRVTMDDVIAHLEHAREVAGIDHIGLGGDYDGTRALPEGLEDVSCYPDLIGTLLDRGWSEDDCAKLAGLNALRVLRAND comes from the coding sequence GTGGCGAGCACCACAGGTCGAGGCCGGGCCGAGGAACTGCTGGCCCGCGCGCCCCTCGTCGACGGGCACAACGACCTCCCGTGGGCGCTGCGCGACCTCGTCTCCGGGAAGCAATTCGGTGAAAAGTCAACGGCCGGTGACCCCGTTTCGTCCGTCTCGACCGTGGACCTGACCGTCCGGCAGCCCGCGCTCCAGACCGACCTGGCCCGGGCCCGCGAGGGCCGGTTGGGGATGCAGTTCTGGTCCGTCTGGGTCCCCTGCCGGTTGGCGGGCGACGCAGCCGTCACCGCCGTGCTGGAGCAGGTCGACCTGGTGCACGACCTCGCCGCGCGCTACCCGGGGCACCTGCGCATCGCGACCACCGCCGACGAGGCCGAACGGGCCTTCCGGGACGGGCGGATAGCCTCCCTGATCGGCGCGGAGGGCGGACACGGCATCAACGGCTCGCTGGGCGTCCTGCGGGCGTTGAGGCGGCTCGGCGTGCGCTACATGACGCTCACCCACAACGAGAACACCCCGTGGGCCGACTCGGCGACCGACGAGCCGGTGCACGGCGGGCTGACCGACTTCGGCCGGGACGTGGTCCGCGAGATGAACCGCATCGGCATGCTGGTCGACCTGTCGCACGTGGCGCCGTCGACCATGCGCGACGCGCTGGAGGTCTCCACCCGGCCGGTCGTGTTCAGCCACTCGTCGTGCCGCGCGGTCGCCGACCACCCGCGCAACGTGCCCGACGACGTGCTGGCCCGGCTCCGGGACAACGACGGCGTGTGCATGGTGACCTTCGTGCCGCAGTTCGTGTCGCAGGCGCACGTCGAGTGGGACGCCCGGCTGAAGGACGCGATGCGGGCCGCGGGGGAGAACCACAACGACCTGGACGCCCGCCACCGGTTCGCCGACTCCTGGACCGAGGGCGGCCCGACGCCCCGCGTGACGATGGACGACGTCATCGCCCACCTGGAGCACGCCCGCGAGGTGGCCGGCATCGACCACATCGGCCTCGGTGGCGACTACGACGGCACCCGCGCCCTGCCCGAGGGGCTGGAGGACGTCTCCTGCTACCCGGACCTGATCGGCACCCTGCTGGACCGGGGGTGGAGCGAGGACGACTGCGCCAAGCTGGCCGGCCTCAACGCCCTGCGCGTGCTGCGCGCCAACGACTGA
- the hemE gene encoding uroporphyrinogen decarboxylase — protein MDGEMNDITEAPLLVAARGGTPSRTPVWFMRQAGRSLPEYRKLREGTAMLDACMDPDMVCEITLQPVRRHDVDGAILFSDIVVPLKAAGVDLDIVPGTGPVVAKPVQTAADVRAIPELHEEQVRPVADAIALLNAELGDVPLIGFAGAPFTLASYLVEGGPSKHHERTKALMHGDPDLWHALLDRLAGITAEFLRVQVRAGVKAVQLFDSWAGALSERDYREFVLPHSTRVLQGVSGVPRIHFGVGTSELLPAMREAGADVVGVDWRTPLDVAVRRLEQAAPHLPKPVVQGNLDPALLFAGLPALEREVERIKLEGRAAAGHIFNLGHGVLPDTDPDAITRAVELVHRSA, from the coding sequence ATGGACGGCGAGATGAACGACATCACCGAAGCCCCGCTGCTCGTCGCCGCACGCGGCGGCACGCCGTCACGCACGCCGGTCTGGTTCATGCGCCAGGCGGGCCGCTCCCTGCCGGAGTACCGCAAGCTGCGCGAGGGCACCGCCATGCTGGACGCCTGCATGGACCCGGACATGGTCTGCGAGATCACCCTGCAGCCGGTGCGCCGCCACGACGTGGACGGCGCGATCCTGTTCTCCGACATCGTCGTGCCGCTCAAGGCCGCCGGTGTGGACCTGGACATCGTGCCCGGCACCGGGCCGGTGGTGGCCAAGCCGGTCCAGACGGCCGCCGACGTGCGGGCCATCCCCGAGCTGCACGAGGAGCAGGTGCGGCCGGTGGCCGACGCCATCGCGCTGCTCAACGCCGAGCTCGGCGACGTGCCGCTGATCGGGTTCGCGGGCGCGCCGTTCACCCTGGCCTCCTACCTGGTCGAGGGCGGCCCGAGCAAGCACCACGAGCGCACCAAGGCGCTCATGCACGGCGACCCGGACCTGTGGCACGCGCTGCTGGACCGGCTGGCGGGCATCACCGCCGAGTTCCTGCGCGTGCAGGTGCGCGCGGGCGTGAAGGCGGTCCAGCTCTTCGACTCGTGGGCGGGCGCGCTGTCCGAGCGCGACTACCGCGAGTTCGTGCTGCCGCACTCGACGAGGGTGCTGCAGGGCGTCAGCGGCGTGCCGCGCATCCACTTCGGCGTGGGCACGTCCGAGCTGCTGCCCGCGATGCGCGAAGCCGGCGCGGACGTGGTCGGCGTCGACTGGCGCACCCCGCTGGACGTCGCGGTCCGGCGGCTGGAGCAGGCCGCGCCGCACCTGCCCAAGCCGGTCGTCCAGGGCAACCTCGACCCGGCGCTGCTGTTCGCGGGCCTGCCCGCGCTGGAACGGGAGGTCGAGCGGATCAAGCTCGAGGGCCGCGCCGCCGCCGGGCACATCTTCAACCTGGGCCACGGCGTGCTGCCCGACACCGACCCGGACGCGATCACCCGGGCCGTCGAGCTGGTGCACCGGTCCGCATGA
- the hemQ gene encoding hydrogen peroxide-dependent heme synthase, producing the protein MSRLNYTELNDTIRYTMWSVFRVEPGRLPDDRGPAASEAQEYLDGLESKGVVVRGVYDVAGLRADADYMIWWHAEEIEQVQQAYTGFRRTAVGRVSTPVWSQVALHRPAEFNRSHIPAFLAGEEARKYVCVYPFVRSYEWYLLPDEDRRRMLADHGKEARDYPDVRANTVASFALGDYEWMLAFEADELHRIVDLMRHLRGTEARRHVREEVPFYTGTRVPAAELVTNLP; encoded by the coding sequence ATGTCCCGCCTGAACTACACCGAACTCAACGACACCATCCGCTACACCATGTGGTCGGTCTTCCGCGTGGAGCCCGGTCGCCTGCCCGACGACCGCGGCCCGGCCGCGTCCGAGGCGCAGGAGTACCTGGACGGCTTGGAGTCCAAGGGTGTCGTGGTGCGCGGCGTGTACGACGTGGCGGGCCTGCGGGCGGACGCCGACTACATGATCTGGTGGCACGCCGAGGAGATCGAGCAGGTCCAGCAGGCCTACACCGGGTTCCGCCGCACCGCCGTGGGCCGCGTGTCGACCCCGGTGTGGAGCCAGGTGGCGCTGCACCGGCCGGCCGAGTTCAACCGCAGCCACATCCCGGCGTTCCTGGCGGGCGAGGAAGCGCGCAAGTACGTGTGCGTGTACCCGTTCGTGCGGTCCTACGAGTGGTACCTGCTGCCCGACGAGGACCGCCGCCGCATGCTCGCCGACCACGGCAAGGAGGCGCGGGACTACCCGGACGTGCGGGCGAACACGGTCGCGTCGTTCGCGCTGGGCGACTACGAGTGGATGCTGGCGTTCGAGGCGGACGAGCTGCACCGGATCGTGGACCTCATGCGGCACCTGCGCGGCACGGAGGCTCGTCGCCACGTGCGCGAGGAGGTCCCGTTCTACACCGGCACCCGCGTCCCGGCCGCCGAGCTGGTCACGAACCTGCCGTAA
- a CDS encoding WXG100 family type VII secretion target, giving the protein MSPSTTVEVNNKIETFLNGCPGPVQGIIRPLLTPFLEAIDWVAGDPDDLIRAADAWEKAATDIRAIVSDEASARQAVTGVWQGPAADKFNGRLAEIEEQIEQLAQNVQDTSGMLVEAAKGCVDSANLIIDLVIDLIMMLVTDLLVSLALSVVSFGASLAAGAAAAAAKAAATLGKVFKIVKKLADLLMKLSNLLRKLAEAAKAYKAGLKAIKALKKAAGTFSKEGIALGVAKSIYTAPVRIPLGQVLGESVPGGPAGGLFNMGKDVYNYATDDD; this is encoded by the coding sequence ATGAGTCCCAGCACGACCGTCGAGGTCAACAACAAGATCGAGACCTTCCTCAACGGCTGCCCCGGACCGGTCCAGGGCATCATCCGGCCGTTGCTCACGCCGTTCCTGGAGGCCATCGACTGGGTCGCGGGCGACCCGGACGACCTGATCCGCGCGGCCGACGCGTGGGAGAAGGCGGCCACCGACATCCGCGCGATCGTGTCCGACGAGGCGAGCGCGCGGCAGGCCGTCACCGGCGTGTGGCAGGGCCCGGCCGCGGACAAGTTCAACGGCAGGCTGGCCGAGATCGAGGAGCAGATCGAGCAGCTCGCCCAGAACGTCCAGGACACGTCCGGGATGCTGGTCGAGGCCGCCAAGGGCTGCGTCGACTCGGCGAACCTGATCATCGACCTCGTCATCGACCTGATCATGATGCTGGTGACCGACCTGCTGGTCAGCCTCGCGCTGTCGGTGGTCAGCTTCGGCGCGTCGCTCGCCGCCGGCGCCGCCGCGGCCGCCGCCAAGGCCGCGGCCACCCTCGGCAAGGTCTTCAAGATCGTGAAGAAGCTCGCCGACCTGCTGATGAAGCTGTCGAACCTGCTGCGCAAGCTGGCCGAGGCCGCCAAGGCGTACAAGGCGGGCCTGAAGGCGATCAAGGCGCTGAAGAAGGCCGCGGGCACGTTCAGCAAGGAAGGCATCGCGCTCGGCGTGGCCAAGTCGATCTACACCGCGCCGGTGCGCATCCCGCTCGGCCAGGTGCTGGGCGAGTCGGTGCCGGGTGGACCGGCGGGCGGCCTGTTCAACATGGGCAAGGACGTCTACAACTACGCCACCGACGACGACTGA
- a CDS encoding DUF3000 domain-containing protein, with translation MTEPELFQRAVATLRSVRTRPELELTEVRPPQRLAPWSFALTAEVTGPADELSTGRLVLLHDPDGVEAWSGVFRLVAYVRVELDAELAADPLLPEVGWSWLVEALEVAGAGFVALGGTVTQTSSARFGDIAGPARTDDLELRASWTARTADLAAHGTAFFDVMATAVGLPPVGVSTLR, from the coding sequence GTGACGGAGCCCGAACTGTTCCAGCGGGCGGTGGCGACGCTCCGGTCGGTGCGCACCCGACCCGAGCTGGAGTTGACCGAGGTGCGCCCGCCGCAGCGGCTGGCGCCGTGGTCCTTCGCGCTGACCGCGGAGGTGACCGGGCCCGCCGACGAGCTGTCCACGGGACGGCTCGTGCTGCTGCACGACCCGGACGGGGTCGAGGCGTGGTCGGGGGTGTTCCGGCTGGTCGCCTACGTGCGGGTGGAGCTGGACGCGGAACTGGCCGCGGACCCGCTGCTGCCCGAGGTGGGCTGGTCGTGGCTGGTGGAGGCGCTGGAGGTGGCGGGGGCGGGGTTCGTGGCGCTGGGCGGCACGGTCACCCAGACGTCGTCGGCGAGGTTCGGCGACATAGCCGGCCCGGCCCGCACGGACGACCTGGAACTGCGCGCCTCGTGGACCGCGCGGACCGCCGACCTGGCCGCGCACGGCACCGCGTTCTTCGACGTCATGGCCACCGCCGTGGGCCTGCCCCCGGTGGGCGTGTCGACCTTGCGCTGA
- the hemG gene encoding protoporphyrinogen oxidase: MRAPRVAVVGGGISGLAAAHRLRGLLGPAAAITVVEQSDRLGGKLRTAEVGGRAYDVGAEAFLHRRPEAVDLVAELGLADRVVHPTKAAASIHAAGDTRSIPGRTLMGVPASVDAVRDVLSHDGLRRVAAEPDLPPIRLDGADVAVGALLRERFGPEVGDRLVGPLLGGVYAGRTDVLGLRATMPQLATALDSGAGSLLAAAASAVPAPPRPGVARPPVFGTLRDGLSTVVARLARAAEIRLGLPVRALLRREHGWRLEIGSAAAPRHLDVDGVVLAVPAPAARKLLADVAPAASRRYAEVEVASMAVVALALPPGTELPERSGVLLAEGERASDGVPFTAKAFTFSSRKWAHLAGEPVLVRGSVGRHGEAHLLQRDDDDLVAAVRRDLRELTGVTAEPIDTLVTRWGGGLPQYGVGHLDLVRGIEDAVEAVPGLAVAGATLHGVGIPACIATGGAAAARVAAHVLAHVH; the protein is encoded by the coding sequence ATGAGGGCGCCGCGAGTGGCGGTGGTCGGGGGCGGCATCTCCGGCCTCGCCGCCGCGCACCGGCTGCGGGGCCTGCTCGGGCCGGCCGCCGCGATCACCGTGGTCGAGCAGTCCGACCGGCTGGGCGGGAAGCTGCGCACGGCCGAGGTCGGCGGGCGCGCCTACGACGTGGGCGCGGAGGCGTTCCTGCACCGCCGCCCCGAGGCCGTGGACCTGGTCGCCGAGCTCGGCCTGGCCGACCGGGTGGTCCACCCGACGAAGGCCGCGGCGAGCATCCACGCCGCCGGCGACACCCGGTCGATCCCCGGGCGCACCCTGATGGGCGTCCCCGCGTCGGTTGACGCGGTGCGCGACGTGCTGTCGCACGACGGCCTGCGCCGGGTCGCCGCCGAACCCGACCTGCCGCCGATCCGGCTGGACGGCGCGGACGTGGCCGTGGGCGCGCTGCTGCGCGAGCGGTTCGGGCCCGAGGTGGGCGACCGCCTGGTCGGGCCGCTGCTGGGCGGTGTCTACGCGGGCCGCACCGACGTGCTCGGGCTGCGCGCGACCATGCCCCAACTGGCCACCGCCCTGGACTCCGGCGCCGGGTCGCTGCTGGCCGCCGCCGCGAGCGCCGTCCCCGCGCCACCCCGACCGGGCGTCGCCCGACCGCCGGTGTTCGGCACGCTGCGCGACGGCCTGTCGACCGTGGTGGCCCGGCTGGCGCGGGCCGCCGAGATCAGGCTCGGCCTGCCGGTGCGCGCCCTGCTGCGCCGCGAGCACGGCTGGCGGCTGGAGATCGGCTCCGCCGCCGCGCCCCGACACCTGGACGTGGACGGCGTGGTGCTCGCCGTGCCCGCGCCCGCCGCGCGCAAGCTGCTCGCCGACGTCGCGCCCGCCGCGTCCCGCCGCTACGCCGAGGTCGAGGTGGCGTCCATGGCGGTGGTGGCGCTGGCCCTGCCGCCCGGCACGGAGCTGCCCGAGCGGTCCGGCGTGCTGCTGGCCGAGGGCGAACGCGCCTCGGACGGCGTGCCGTTCACCGCGAAGGCGTTCACCTTCTCCAGCCGCAAGTGGGCGCACCTCGCCGGTGAGCCGGTGCTGGTGCGCGGCAGCGTCGGCCGGCACGGCGAGGCGCACCTGCTCCAGCGCGACGACGACGACCTGGTCGCCGCCGTCCGGCGCGACCTGCGCGAGTTGACCGGCGTCACGGCCGAGCCGATCGACACCCTGGTCACCCGCTGGGGCGGCGGCCTGCCGCAGTACGGCGTGGGCCACCTGGACCTCGTGCGGGGCATCGAGGACGCCGTCGAGGCCGTGCCGGGCCTGGCCGTGGCGGGCGCGACGCTGCACGGCGTCGGCATCCCCGCCTGCATCGCCACCGGTGGCGCCGCGGCCGCCCGTGTCGCCGCTCACGTCCTCGCCCACGTCCACTGA